A region of Streptomyces sp. NBC_01750 DNA encodes the following proteins:
- a CDS encoding Gfo/Idh/MocA family protein: MTRRTLRIAMNGVTGRMGYRQHLVRSLLAIREQGGLDLGDGELLWPEPVLVGRRAHALRVIAERHGLSHWSTDLDAVLADDSVDIYFDAQVTSARVTSIKRAIAAGKHIYTEKPTATDLAGALELARLAEAAGVKHGVVQDKIFLPGLLKLKRLVDGSFFGDILSVRGEFGYWVFEGDWQGAQRPSWNYRSEDGGGIVVDMFPHWEYVLHELFGRVTSVTAQVATHVPQRWDERGKPYAATADDSAYGIFRLEGGAVAQINSSWAVRVNRDELVEFQVDGTHGSAVAGLRRCRVQHRSATPKPVWNPDLPATESFRDQWQEVPDNTEFENGFKAQWELFLRHVALGEPYHWDLLAGARGVQLAELGLKSSAEGRRFDVPELSL, from the coding sequence GTGACACGCAGGACACTGCGGATCGCCATGAACGGCGTCACGGGCCGGATGGGATACCGCCAGCATCTGGTGCGCTCCCTCCTCGCGATCCGCGAACAGGGCGGCCTCGACCTCGGGGACGGCGAGCTGCTCTGGCCCGAGCCGGTCCTCGTCGGCCGCCGCGCGCACGCGCTGCGTGTGATCGCCGAACGGCACGGCCTCTCGCACTGGTCGACCGACCTCGACGCCGTACTCGCCGACGACAGCGTCGACATCTACTTCGACGCGCAGGTCACCTCCGCCCGCGTCACCTCGATCAAGCGGGCCATCGCCGCCGGCAAGCACATCTACACCGAGAAGCCGACCGCGACCGACCTGGCCGGCGCACTGGAGCTGGCCCGCCTCGCCGAGGCCGCCGGCGTCAAACACGGCGTCGTCCAGGACAAGATCTTCCTGCCGGGGCTGCTGAAGCTGAAGCGGCTCGTGGACGGCAGCTTCTTCGGCGACATTCTGTCCGTGCGCGGCGAGTTCGGATACTGGGTCTTCGAGGGCGACTGGCAGGGGGCGCAGCGCCCGAGCTGGAACTACCGCAGCGAGGACGGCGGCGGCATCGTCGTCGACATGTTCCCGCACTGGGAGTACGTACTGCACGAACTGTTCGGCCGGGTGACGAGTGTGACGGCGCAGGTCGCCACACATGTCCCGCAGCGCTGGGACGAGCGCGGCAAGCCGTACGCCGCGACCGCCGACGACTCCGCGTACGGCATCTTCCGGCTGGAGGGCGGGGCCGTCGCCCAGATCAACTCCTCCTGGGCGGTACGCGTGAACCGCGACGAACTGGTGGAGTTCCAGGTGGACGGCACGCACGGCTCGGCTGTCGCGGGCCTGCGCCGCTGCCGCGTCCAGCACCGCTCCGCCACCCCGAAGCCGGTGTGGAACCCCGACCTGCCCGCGACCGAATCCTTCCGTGACCAGTGGCAGGAGGTGCCGGACAACACGGAGTTCGAGAACGGCTTCAAGGCGCAGTGGGAGCTGTTCCTGCGCCATGTCGCGCTCGGCGAGCCGTACCACTGGGACCTGCTGGCGGGCGCCCGTGGTGTGCAGCTCGCCGAGCTGGGCCTGAAGTCCTCGGCCGAGGGCCGCCGGTTCGACGTACCGGAGCTGTCGCTGTGA
- a CDS encoding dihydrodipicolinate synthase family protein: MTIRLLHGVYEPSTEPAVFAAGEAPLTSRSVFSAAHVVADPYADTSWGAPAAVDWDATLAFRRHLWAHGLGVAEAMDTAQRGMGLDWAGAAELIRRSAAEAKAVGGAIACGVGTDQLTGPADLMAVRAAYEEQLALVEETGAQAILMASRALAAAARTPDDYLDLYSYLLRQASEPVILHWLGPMFDPALEGYWGSADLDAATSVLLDVIHAHPDKIDGIKISLLDAQREIDLRRRLPEGVRCYTGDDFNYPELIAGDDRGFSHALLGIFDPLGPLAADAVRALDTGDVCGFRKRLDPTVGLSRHLFQPPTRFYKTGVVLLAWLAGHQSHFTMVGGLQSARSLPHLCRAYELADGLGLFPDPALAESRMKSLLNMYGVAQ, from the coding sequence GTGACGATCAGGCTCCTGCACGGGGTGTACGAACCCAGCACCGAACCGGCCGTGTTCGCCGCGGGAGAAGCACCGCTCACCTCTCGTTCGGTCTTCTCGGCAGCGCATGTCGTCGCCGACCCGTACGCGGATACGTCGTGGGGGGCGCCCGCCGCCGTGGACTGGGACGCGACGCTCGCCTTCCGCCGCCATCTGTGGGCGCACGGACTCGGCGTGGCGGAGGCGATGGACACGGCGCAGCGCGGGATGGGCCTGGACTGGGCGGGCGCGGCGGAGCTGATCCGGCGCTCGGCGGCGGAGGCGAAGGCGGTGGGCGGCGCGATCGCGTGCGGTGTCGGCACGGATCAGCTGACGGGGCCCGCCGACCTGATGGCGGTCCGCGCCGCGTACGAGGAACAGCTCGCGCTCGTCGAGGAGACGGGCGCGCAGGCGATCCTGATGGCATCCCGTGCCCTGGCCGCGGCGGCCCGTACTCCGGACGACTATCTGGACCTCTACTCCTATCTGCTGCGCCAGGCGTCCGAGCCGGTGATCCTGCACTGGCTGGGGCCGATGTTCGACCCGGCGCTCGAGGGTTACTGGGGGTCCGCCGACCTGGACGCGGCCACCTCGGTCCTCCTCGACGTCATCCACGCCCATCCGGACAAGATCGACGGCATCAAGATCTCGCTGCTGGACGCCCAGCGCGAGATCGATCTGCGCCGGCGACTCCCCGAAGGTGTGCGGTGCTACACCGGCGACGACTTCAACTACCCCGAACTGATCGCGGGCGACGACCGCGGTTTCAGCCATGCGCTGCTCGGGATCTTCGACCCGCTGGGGCCGTTGGCGGCGGATGCGGTACGGGCGCTCGACACAGGTGATGTCTGCGGCTTCCGTAAACGCCTCGACCCGACGGTCGGGTTGTCCCGCCATCTCTTCCAGCCGCCGACGCGCTTCTACAAGACGGGTGTGGTGCTGCTGGCCTGGCTGGCCGGACACCAGTCGCACTTCACGATGGTGGGCGGCCTGCAGTCGGCGCGCTCGCTGCCGCACCTCTGCCGGGCCTACGAACTGGCGGACGGGCTCGGCCTGTTCCCGGACCCGGCGCTGGCCGAGTCCCGTATGAAATCCCTGCTGAACATGTACGGAGTCGCGCAGTGA
- a CDS encoding sugar phosphate isomerase/epimerase family protein — translation MTVKQLTLPELVDACAVFGIPGMGLWREPVRAYGVEAAAKLVRDAGLAVTSLCRGGFLTAIEAAERARALDDNRAAIDEAATLGTDTLVLVSGGLPPGSRDLAAARSRIADALAVLAPYAGERGVRLAIEPLHPMYAADRCVVSTLTQALDLAERFPASQVGVVVDTYHIWWDDTAPAAVARAGSSGRIHAFQLADWTTPLPAGVLDGRGQIGDGAIDLREWRERVEGAGYGGAIEVELFNGGLWARDGVEVLGETVRRYGEHVA, via the coding sequence ATGACGGTGAAGCAGCTCACCCTCCCCGAACTCGTCGACGCATGTGCGGTGTTCGGCATTCCGGGGATGGGGCTGTGGCGCGAACCGGTGCGGGCGTACGGGGTCGAGGCGGCGGCGAAGCTCGTACGGGACGCGGGGCTGGCGGTCACGAGTCTGTGCCGTGGCGGCTTTCTCACGGCGATCGAGGCGGCTGAGCGGGCGCGGGCGCTGGACGACAACCGCGCGGCGATCGACGAGGCGGCGACGCTCGGCACGGACACGCTGGTCCTGGTCTCGGGCGGACTTCCGCCGGGCAGCCGGGACTTGGCGGCGGCGCGGTCACGTATCGCGGACGCGCTCGCCGTGCTGGCTCCTTACGCGGGCGAGCGGGGCGTACGGCTGGCGATCGAGCCGCTGCACCCGATGTACGCGGCGGACCGGTGCGTGGTCTCCACGCTGACGCAGGCGCTGGACCTCGCGGAGCGTTTCCCGGCGTCGCAGGTGGGCGTGGTGGTGGACACGTACCACATCTGGTGGGACGACACGGCCCCGGCGGCGGTGGCGCGGGCGGGCTCGTCGGGCCGGATCCACGCATTCCAACTGGCGGACTGGACGACGCCGTTGCCGGCGGGGGTGCTGGACGGGCGGGGCCAGATCGGGGACGGGGCGATCGACCTGCGGGAGTGGCGGGAACGGGTGGAGGGGGCGGGGTACGGGGGCGCGATCGAGGTGGAGCTGTTCAACGGGGGGCTGTGGGCGCGGGACGGGGTGGAGGTCCTGGGGGAAACGGTGAGGCGGTACGGGGAGCACGTGGCGTAG